The nucleotide sequence GGGATTGGCCAGGGTGAGCGCAAACATCGAGACAAACGCCCGGACATGGCCGCCCCCGGCCCGGTCCTCGGGGCGCGCCGCCGGAGCCGAGCGCAAAAGCCGCCACCCCATGGCGACCAGAAATAGTCCGCCCACCCCCTGGCACCACACGGCATGGGCGGACAGAAAATCCGACACCGCCGTCAGCCCATAGGCGGCCACCGCCCCATACAGGGCGTCCGCCGCCGCCGCCCCCGCCCCCGAAGCCAGCCCGGCCCGCACCCCCCGCGACATGGCCCGCCCCAAACACAACATGCCCACCGGCCCAAACGGCATGGCGATGATCGCGCCAATGGTCGCGCCCTGGAAAAACAATGCCCACATGGCCGTCCCAATACCCCGCCCAAACGTGGGCCAGGCGGCGGCAACGCGTCGATTGCGCGTCAGGGGGGAGAAAACGGAAGAGGCCTCCGGCGGCTGGGGGCCTGAGGCCCCCAGACCCCCCAACTGGAGAAAGGGTTAAAGGGGTTTCGGAGAGGATTAGCGCTTTGTCGGCCGGTAAGTCACAATGATCTTTGAAAGCGTTTGACGGGGACCACCGCCCGCTCCGGCGGGCAAAGGGGCTGCGCCCCTTTGCACACCCCGCCTGGGTAACGGGGAAGGCGCTAGAGCAAATTGGCGTAGGCGCTGGTCTCGCGCTCGAAGCCCAGCAGGTCGATGTCGGCCGCTTTTATGCCGTGGCTGCCGAGCAGGCCGTGGATCTGGCCCCGGTGGTGGGTCTGGTGGTTGAAGAAGTGGTCGATGCACAGCGCCAGCGGCAAGGCCATGGGCGTGCCGTCGGTGGTGCGGTAGGCCAGCACCGATCCCAGGCGCTGGGGATCAAGCTTCTGGGTAAAGGCGATGGCCCGGTCCTCTTCCACGTGGCGCGCGGCGGTCAGCGCAGGAAGCGTCGCATAGGGCACGGCATCGACGGAGGCCACCGGCTCGCCCTGGCCGGTAAAACGATGGAGCCACAGCCGGTCGCCCAAAAGCAAATGGTTGGCGATGGCCAGAATGGAGCCGAAATTGACGGCGCAAGTCGCCGTCAGCTGCTCGGGCGAAAGCTTGGCCATGTCGGCGGCCAGCCGGGCATTGGCCCAGCGGTTGTAAAGGGCTTTGACGAGGAAGAGCTTGGTCATGGGCGGGCCTCCTTCATGGAACGGATCGGGTGGGACAAGCAAGCCGGCCCTGTTTTGGCTCCTGCCCCGGCCGATGTCCAGACCGCGCGCAAAAGCGCCGCCGCCCGGAGTCCCCTTTTCCGGGCGGCGGCGCGGCAGACATGGAGGAACAATTCTCGCGTCACGGCTTCGAAATGCGCGCGGCGCGTTTCACCGGCAACACACGGACACCGGTATTTTCTCCAAAAATACTGTCGTATTTTTGAAGGGCCGCGGCGCTAGGCCGTCCGCTTCTCCCAATCCTCGGGCTTGCCGTCCTCGGCGTCTTCCCAGCCCGTGCACATGGCCTTCACATGGGCCAGAGGCGTGTGCCCGGTGGTCGTCATGTACACATGCACCACCAGGAAGGCCAAAATGGCGAACGCCCCCAGCAGATGGGCCACGGCCACGGCCGACAGGCTCAATCCCCCCAGGCCCAGGGCGGCCCAGTCGTTATAGAGCCAGTAGAGCAGGCCCGTGAGCATCATAAACGGCAGCAAGGCCGCGGCCAGCGCCAGATAGGTCAGGCGCTGAAGTGGATTGTGCTTGGCGTCGGGCGTCTTGGGGCAGGGATGGGGCTGGCCCTGGAAGATGCCGTAGCCGTAGTAGCGCATGACCTCGAACATCTTCTTGGTGGTCGGCACGTACTGCTTCCACTCGCCCGTGGTGGCCACCCAGAAGACGAAGAAGGCAAAGGCGACAAGCCAGGTAATGCCCAGGGCCGAGTGGACGGTCACGGCCCGCTTGTAGCCAAGCAGCGTGAAGCTGCCGTGGACCTCGAAGCCGGTGGCGGCCAGGGCGATGATGAGCGCCGCTTGCAGCCAGTGCCAGAACCGCTCGTAGCGGGTGTAGAGATAGAACTTACCGTTGCCTTGCGCGCTCATTGTCCCTTCCTCCTGGAGCTTGAAACCATGCGGCCCACGCCATGGGCGACCACGGCCAGGACAGCCGCCGCCACCGCGCCCCAGCCGACCATGGTGACGCCGGCATGAACGTCGCGGCCCGGCACGTACACGCCCGGCAGGCCCTTGAGGCGTCCTTCGGCGTTATGGCATTCGCCGCAGGCCACCACCCGCTCCTTGGGCGCGACCATGTGGGTGATGGGGAAGAAGTATTCCGTCTCGACAAAGCCGACGTCGCCCGAGAACGGCAAATCCACGTACTTCATGCCCGAGGCGATGGCCCGCTTCCAATCGTAGTTGGCCCAGTAGGCGTCGGAATCCTTGGGGCCAAACAGATGCGGAATGACCAGGGTGGCGTTGACCGGATCAAAGGGCTGCTTCCCGGTGTGGCGCTTAAAGGGCATGATGCGCGACTTGCCGTCGGTGGCCGAACCGGCCGGCTGGTTGAGGCTGAGCATCTTGGACGGATCGACCTTGTCCGTGACCAGCATGTGGCTCATGGCCCCGTTGAACCAGTAATAGACCGGCTCCACGTTCTTTTCCCAAACGAAGTCGCCCTTCTTGGTGTCGTAGGACGGCTTGCCGTAGGGGCCGGGCTTCTTGAACGGCTTGCCCTCGGCGTTCATCTGGCCGGCCGTGGACCAGTCCCAGGACATCTTGGTCGGCAACACCCGGGCGAACTCCGGGATGTGGCAGGACTGGCAGGCCACCTTGTCCACGTGGTCGTTGGCCTTGGCGTCGTTCTTGTGGGGCTTTTGGCCGTGGCAGGATTCGCAGGCGATCTTGGAGGCCAGATCGGCCTCGGTGAGGCTGATGCGCTCGGGCGCGGCCGGCGAGGTGTAGAGCCGCCCGGCGATCTGGTGTTCCTTGGTGGTGTGGCAGCGCTGGCAGGTGAAGTTGAGGCCCTCGGCGTCCATGTGCACGTCCAGGGACTTCTTGGGCATTCCCATGGAGCTGTCGAGGTCGCCGTGCTTCACGCCGTCGCCGCCGCCGCCGTAGAAGTGGCAAGCGCCGCAATTGAGCCGGTCGGGCCGGCCGACCTTGGCCGTGATCTTCTTGTAGTCGGGCGGCAGGTAGGTCTTGCCGTCCTCGGGGAACAACGTCGGCTCGGTCACGGGATAGCCGGCCTTGGTCGGGAACTTCTCGTAGGTGTGGGTGGTGTCATGGCACACCAGACAGTCGATGCGGTTTTTGTCGGAAAAATCGAATTTCTTGTCCTTCCAGCCGTAGCCGATGTGGCAGGAGGTGCAGCGCGGCTCGTTGGACGGCACGGCGATGCAGAAGTTGTTGATGGTCTTGCCGTACTTGCCCATGGACTTGCCGTCGCCGCAGTCCGGGCAGATCCAGGTCCAGTGCGCGGTGTGCTGGATCTGGTCGCCGGCCATCTGGTGGCAGGACAGGCAGGCTGCCGTGACCTCCTCGGGCTTGGCGAAATCCTTTTGCAGCGCCTCGTACTTGGAATGGTCCGCCGTGGTCCAGCGCGCCCCCGGGGCGCTCACCGCGCTGCGGGCCAGTTGTCGACCCGGCGCGGCGTCGGCGCTTTTGTCATTTTGGGCCGCGCCCAAAAGCCCCGGTCCGGCGGCCAGCAGAAAAACGGCCGCCAGGGCCAATCCCCCCCAACAACACAGTGGTCGCTTGCACAGTCGCATGTTCCTCCTCCTTCCCGGCCGGGTGACGCTGGGCCGGGCGGACAGGCCGTCCGCGAACGACGGCGCATCCTGGTTTCGTGACGAACAGCAGGGAACGTGCCAAAAAGACGGGTTCCAACCACATTAGCATACCACTGATTTTTAGGGAATATTTTCTGTCGCCAGCTGGCGGATTGTTTTTCGGAACAGCCAATGGGAAAATAATTGCACACTTGCTTAGACATGTGCGCAACAACTGCGCAAAGGCTGCGCAAAACAAAACCGGCGGTCCAGGGGACCGCCGGTCATTAACCACGGAAGGCCGCAACGCGGCCTAATAGCCGCGCTGTTCCTGCTGGTGGCCGATAAGCCCGCCGGCAATGCCGCCGAGCGCGCCGCCGATGCCCGCGCCGATGCCGGCATTGCCGCCGGCAATGGCGCTTATGGCCGCGCCCGCGCCGGCTCCGAGGGCCGCGCCGGAAAGCGCTCCCTGCTGGGTTTTCGTCATATTGGTGCAGCCAAGGCTGCCGACAAGGGCCAACACCGCGCACGCGGCATAGACACGCTTCATTTCATGCCCCCTGCGGGTTAGGATTTTCCGGCCTTGCCCTTGGCCAGCTCATACCACATCACTTCCACCACCGGCCGGGTAACCTTGTCCGGATTGGCGGCGTACCACTGATCGATGGCCGTGACCATCTGGTCGAAGGAGTAGGGAGCCAAGCCCTTGCACCAGACGTCGATGGTGGTTTTTTTCGGCGGAGTGTCGCCTTGCACTTCCTGCTCAAGCTCGATGATGGTGGCCGCGCCCACCAGAAACGCCTTGCGCTCCTGGGGCGTGGACTTCATCCAATGCTCGCCGGTCACCACCGGCACCTCATACTCCACCGCCAGGGCCGGCACGGCCAAAAGCAGGGTCAAGACCAGGCCGCCAAGCAAACGCAACAACGATTTTCGATGCATCGAAAGCCTCCTTTCCACTTCCGGACTGACGACGCCCCATGCGTGCGCCGGCCATGGGCCAATTCCGGAGCCTGAAACAAGTTTCTGTTGGAATTACCAAAAAAAAGCAAGGCCGGCCGCCCCAAAAGTTCCCCTCTCCCCGCCCCTTGCCCAAACCGTCGCTCGGCGCTATTTCCGTCTCCCGAGGTAGACTATGCCCCAATTTTCCGCCTTTGCCGATGACATCGCCGCCCCTTTGCTTGCCGGGGGATTTCTCGCCGACGCCCTGCGGGAGCGCCTGCTTATCGAACTGCCCGCTGCTCAGGGAGCCGCCCTGGACGCCCTGGCCCGGGCCGCCAACAGTGTGCGCCGCGCCCGCGTCGGCAACCGGGCCTCGCTGTGCGCCATAATAAGCGCCAAATCCGGGCGCTGCGGCGAGAACTGCGCCTTTTGCGCCCAGTCCGGGCACCACGCCTCCCAAAGCGCCGTCCATCCTTTCCTGCCGCCGGCCGACATCGCCGCCGCCGCCGCCACCATGCAGGCCGCGGGCGTTACCCGCTTCGGCATCGTCGCCTCGGGCAAGGCCCTGCCCGAAGCCGAAATCGAGGCCGCCGCCCAGGCCGTCGCCGCCATCGCCGCCACCGGCATGGCCGCCGACGCCTCCTTCGGCGTGCTGCCTGCCGACGCCCTGGAGCGCTTGCAGGCCGCTGGCCTTGCCGCCTACCACCACAACCTCGAAACCTCGCGCCGCCACTACCCGAACATCTGCACCACCCGCACCTTCGACGACAATCTGGCCGTGCTGGCCGACTGCCGCCGCCTGGGCCTCCCCATCTGTTCCGGCGGGCTTTTCGGCCTGGGCGAAACCTGGGAAGACCGGGCCGATCTGGCGCTGACCCTGCTCGAAGCCGGCGCGTTTTCCATCCCCGTCAATTTCCTCTCGCCCATCCCCGGCACGCCCCTGGAGGCGCAACCCGTGCTCTCCCGCGACGAAGCCCGGCGCATCGTCATCCTGCTGCGCTGCCTGCTGCCCGACCGGCACATCCGCATCTGCGGCGGCCGGCCCACGGTCTTCGGGCCGACCCGGGACAACCTCGCGCCCCTTCGCTGCGGCGCGGACGGCCTCATGGTCGGCGACTACCTGACCACCGCCGGCGCGTCCCTGGACAACGACAAAGCGGGTCTGGCCGACATCGGGTTTGAGGTGGGACAAAGCAAATAAAGACCGAAGAGCGGGCTCTGCCCGCGCCCGCCAGGGGCCGAGGGCCCCTGGACCCCCACATGTTCTGTTCCCACTCCAGACATGCGAAACGGGCGGATTTTGGCGCGAGGCTTTGATCGCGCCAAAATCCGCCCGTTTCGCTGGCGAGTTGGGGGCTGGAATTTTCGGGTATCCCCGGGCGGCTTCCGCCTGGGGATACCCGAAAATTCCAGCCCCCATATTCTCTCGGGCCTGTCGCCCGCCGACGCCGCACCACCCGACCGCCCGCCCCCCATACAAGGGGTCCGGGGGGCTTAGCCCCCCGGCCGCCGGAGGCATCCCCCTCCTCACTCCCACTCCATCCCCTCTCCCTACCCCCTCTCCACTCCCCTCACCTCCCCCTACGCCTTCTCCCCGGCGGCGAAGCCCGAGGCATAGGCCCAGTGGAGGTTGTAGCCGCCCAGGCGGCCGGTGACATCAAGGAGTTCGCCGATGACGTACAGGCCGGGCACGGACGCGGCTTCGAGGGTTTTGGAGGAGATGGCGGCGGTATCGACGCCGCCGATGGTGACTTCGGCCTTGGCGTAGCCTTCGGCCCGGGCCGGGGTGAAGGGGAAGGCGGCGAGCTTGTCGGCCAGGGCGCGGCGGGCCTTGGGCGAAAGCCCGGCCACGGGGCCGGTGAGCGAAAGTATGTCGGCCAGGGCCAAGGCCAGACGCTTGGGCAGCAGCCGGGCGAGGGCGTTTTTCACTTCCAGGCGCGGGTTTTCGGCCAGGGCGGCCTCGACGTCGCAGCCGGGCAGGAAATTGATGGCAAGCGCGCCTTCGCGCCAGAACATGGAGGCGTCAAGGACAGCCGGGCCCGACACGCCCTTGTGGGTGAAAAGCAGGCTCCCGGCCGCCTCGCCCGCGCCGCGTATGGCCACGGGCAGGGACACGCCGGACAGGTCGCGGCACAGCGCGGCCAGATCCGGGCCGGCTAGAAGCGGTGTGAGGCCCGGCAAAAGCGGCGTGACGGCAAGGCCAAAGCGCCGGGCCAGGACGTAGCCAAAGTCCGTGGCCCCGATGCCCGGCCAGGATTTGCCGCCAAGGGCCAGCACCAGCGAGGCGGCACGCACCGGGCCGGCGCTGGTTTCGACCACGAACACGTCGCCGTCTTTGCGGGCTTCGCGGATGGTCGCGCCGGTCATGAAACGCGCCCCGACCTGCCTGGCTTCGGCTTCGAGGAACCGCACCAGCCGGATCGCGCCATCAACGCAGAAATGCTTGCCGTTGTCCTCTTCCCGGGTAGCCACGCCGCCGCCGTGAATCCAGTCGAGGAATTCCCAGGGCGAGAGCCGGGCCAGGGCGGACTTGACGAAATGCGGATTGCCGCAAACATAGTCCGAGGGCCGGATGTCGATGTTGGTGCAATTGGCCCGGCCGCCGCCGGCCGCCAGCACTTTGCGGGCGATCTTGTTGCCGTGATCGATAAGGACCACGGAGCGTCCGCGCCGGCCGCAGCCGATGGCGCAGCACAGCCCCGACGCTCCGGCCCCCAGGATGGCGACATCGACCTGCATGGTTGCTCCTTTTGAGGATAAGATGCCTCCGGCGGCCGGGGGCCTGAGGCCCCCGGACCCCCCAAATGGGTAGGGGGGGTGCAACAAGCGCCGGAGTGGTTGCGGGCCGGCCCACGTGACGGAGGCACGCCCCTGATGTCAAGAACTCCCGAGGAAAAAGCCATCCTGGCCGCCGGCGTCGCCGCTTTCAACAACGGCCGCTATTTCGCGTGCCACGAAATCCTCGAAGCCCTCTGGCTGCCCGACGTCTCCCCCGAGCGCGATCTCCTCAAAGGCCTCATTCAGGTCGCCGCCGGCCTGCACCACCAAAAAAACGGCAACTTGCGGGGTTGCCGCAAGCTGC is from Solidesulfovibrio magneticus RS-1 and encodes:
- a CDS encoding LysE family translocator, yielding MWALFFQGATIGAIIAMPFGPVGMLCLGRAMSRGVRAGLASGAGAAAADALYGAVAAYGLTAVSDFLSAHAVWCQGVGGLFLVAMGWRLLRSAPAARPEDRAGGGHVRAFVSMFALTLANPMTLAGFAAIFAGFGLGRAEAGAGDAAAVTAGVFCGSMAWWVVIALGGKMLRRRLLDRLGAIRKVFGGLVTAFGLWALWYAATHPVGGAPGALP
- a CDS encoding DinB family protein; amino-acid sequence: MTKLFLVKALYNRWANARLAADMAKLSPEQLTATCAVNFGSILAIANHLLLGDRLWLHRFTGQGEPVASVDAVPYATLPALTAARHVEEDRAIAFTQKLDPQRLGSVLAYRTTDGTPMALPLALCIDHFFNHQTHHRGQIHGLLGSHGIKAADIDLLGFERETSAYANLL
- a CDS encoding cytochrome b/b6 domain-containing protein, encoding MSAQGNGKFYLYTRYERFWHWLQAALIIALAATGFEVHGSFTLLGYKRAVTVHSALGITWLVAFAFFVFWVATTGEWKQYVPTTKKMFEVMRYYGYGIFQGQPHPCPKTPDAKHNPLQRLTYLALAAALLPFMMLTGLLYWLYNDWAALGLGGLSLSAVAVAHLLGAFAILAFLVVHVYMTTTGHTPLAHVKAMCTGWEDAEDGKPEDWEKRTA
- a CDS encoding tetrathionate reductase family octaheme c-type cytochrome, which encodes MRLCKRPLCCWGGLALAAVFLLAAGPGLLGAAQNDKSADAAPGRQLARSAVSAPGARWTTADHSKYEALQKDFAKPEEVTAACLSCHQMAGDQIQHTAHWTWICPDCGDGKSMGKYGKTINNFCIAVPSNEPRCTSCHIGYGWKDKKFDFSDKNRIDCLVCHDTTHTYEKFPTKAGYPVTEPTLFPEDGKTYLPPDYKKITAKVGRPDRLNCGACHFYGGGGDGVKHGDLDSSMGMPKKSLDVHMDAEGLNFTCQRCHTTKEHQIAGRLYTSPAAPERISLTEADLASKIACESCHGQKPHKNDAKANDHVDKVACQSCHIPEFARVLPTKMSWDWSTAGQMNAEGKPFKKPGPYGKPSYDTKKGDFVWEKNVEPVYYWFNGAMSHMLVTDKVDPSKMLSLNQPAGSATDGKSRIMPFKRHTGKQPFDPVNATLVIPHLFGPKDSDAYWANYDWKRAIASGMKYVDLPFSGDVGFVETEYFFPITHMVAPKERVVACGECHNAEGRLKGLPGVYVPGRDVHAGVTMVGWGAVAAAVLAVVAHGVGRMVSSSRRKGQ
- a CDS encoding glycine zipper domain-containing protein translates to MKRVYAACAVLALVGSLGCTNMTKTQQGALSGAALGAGAGAAISAIAGGNAGIGAGIGGALGGIAGGLIGHQQEQRGY
- the bioB gene encoding biotin synthase BioB, yielding MPQFSAFADDIAAPLLAGGFLADALRERLLIELPAAQGAALDALARAANSVRRARVGNRASLCAIISAKSGRCGENCAFCAQSGHHASQSAVHPFLPPADIAAAAATMQAAGVTRFGIVASGKALPEAEIEAAAQAVAAIAATGMAADASFGVLPADALERLQAAGLAAYHHNLETSRRHYPNICTTRTFDDNLAVLADCRRLGLPICSGGLFGLGETWEDRADLALTLLEAGAFSIPVNFLSPIPGTPLEAQPVLSRDEARRIVILLRCLLPDRHIRICGGRPTVFGPTRDNLAPLRCGADGLMVGDYLTTAGASLDNDKAGLADIGFEVGQSK
- a CDS encoding NAD(P)/FAD-dependent oxidoreductase, producing MQVDVAILGAGASGLCCAIGCGRRGRSVVLIDHGNKIARKVLAAGGGRANCTNIDIRPSDYVCGNPHFVKSALARLSPWEFLDWIHGGGVATREEDNGKHFCVDGAIRLVRFLEAEARQVGARFMTGATIREARKDGDVFVVETSAGPVRAASLVLALGGKSWPGIGATDFGYVLARRFGLAVTPLLPGLTPLLAGPDLAALCRDLSGVSLPVAIRGAGEAAGSLLFTHKGVSGPAVLDASMFWREGALAINFLPGCDVEAALAENPRLEVKNALARLLPKRLALALADILSLTGPVAGLSPKARRALADKLAAFPFTPARAEGYAKAEVTIGGVDTAAISSKTLEAASVPGLYVIGELLDVTGRLGGYNLHWAYASGFAAGEKA
- a CDS encoding DUF309 domain-containing protein encodes the protein MSRTPEEKAILAAGVAAFNNGRYFACHEILEALWLPDVSPERDLLKGLIQVAAGLHHQKNGNLRGCRKLLLRATQLLTPYSPAGADLDIAGLLGEVAVALAFCQSAAPGDPLPPALVPRLRPAGQDPRSD